In a genomic window of Campylobacter concisus:
- a CDS encoding LysE family translocator has product MDFLLFFVTLAPISLMPGINMTYAMSVGMSFGYKHSFFVMAGQLLAITFISFSCMLGVGAVLHHFEYAFKVLNIIAGLYMLYLGAMLLFGKGELSITSVSNFPSKKQMFINGLVVSVSNPKAWIFFSALLPTFLDKDDPFSLTRMCAIAATLIFIEFCSLNIYALGGAMLKEFLQTHLRLLEICTAIIVCTIGVLLLFR; this is encoded by the coding sequence ATGGACTTCTTACTCTTTTTCGTCACGCTTGCTCCTATCTCGCTAATGCCAGGCATCAACATGACCTACGCTATGAGCGTTGGCATGAGCTTTGGCTATAAGCACTCGTTTTTTGTAATGGCTGGACAGCTTTTAGCGATCACGTTTATCTCGTTTAGCTGTATGCTTGGCGTGGGCGCAGTGCTGCATCATTTTGAGTACGCATTTAAGGTGCTAAATATCATCGCAGGGCTTTATATGCTCTATCTTGGTGCGATGCTTCTTTTTGGCAAGGGCGAGCTTAGCATAACAAGCGTCTCAAATTTCCCAAGCAAAAAGCAGATGTTTATAAATGGCCTGGTTGTCAGCGTCTCAAACCCAAAGGCGTGGATATTTTTCTCGGCTTTACTGCCTACATTTTTGGACAAAGACGATCCCTTTAGCCTAACTCGTATGTGCGCGATCGCGGCAACGCTCATTTTCATAGAGTTTTGCTCGCTAAATATCTACGCGCTTGGCGGAGCTATGCTAAAGGAATTTTTACAAACGCACCTAAGGCTACTTGAAATTTGCACCGCCATTATCGTTTGCACGATCGGCGTACTTTTATTATTTAGATAA
- a CDS encoding NAD(P)/FAD-dependent oxidoreductase: MKGLQRRDALKLMGAAGLAASMSGCSATGGENDDINSKIVIMGAGLSGIALAAKLRRDMPSAKVILVDKDEKFHYQPGFTLIAVGIYEASDVVYEKADYIPQGAEWIRKNVSEIKPEANLLVLDDGSELGYDYLIVASGVEYDFEAVKGLSLEDINDTSGNISSVYTLQGAVKSNELMKKFSQNGGAAVFCDQKTPMKCSGANKKVTCMSEDRLRLAGNRDKGSVNLYVGGGKLFGDPTYAAAMTQIMIKRKIKFNLRHQIVAVDKSSNTATFEFWTAYRQNGEDKIASELIDVKYDWLHLPPKQKGSEILARAGLTKEGDKLNFLAVDKYSLQSTKFKNIFGIGDICGFASGKTGASVRKMYPILAKNLADTIKGREPSEKFTGYTACPFITKYGKAIMVEFDWEGTAPTLECFGATRESYMSWLVKIYGFKPMVMNGMLKALA; the protein is encoded by the coding sequence ATGAAAGGACTGCAAAGAAGAGACGCTTTAAAGCTAATGGGGGCCGCTGGACTAGCCGCGAGTATGAGCGGTTGTTCGGCAACGGGCGGCGAAAACGACGATATAAATTCTAAAATCGTCATAATGGGTGCGGGACTTAGCGGTATCGCGTTGGCGGCTAAACTTAGAAGAGATATGCCTAGCGCCAAGGTAATTCTCGTGGATAAAGACGAGAAATTTCACTACCAGCCGGGCTTTACGCTAATCGCCGTCGGAATTTACGAAGCTAGCGACGTCGTTTACGAAAAAGCGGATTATATCCCGCAAGGAGCCGAGTGGATACGCAAAAACGTATCGGAGATAAAGCCCGAAGCCAATCTACTCGTCCTAGACGACGGGAGCGAGCTGGGGTATGATTATCTAATCGTAGCAAGCGGCGTGGAATACGACTTTGAAGCCGTTAAGGGGCTGAGCTTAGAGGATATTAACGATACGAGCGGTAACATATCCTCCGTCTATACTCTACAAGGCGCCGTAAAAAGCAACGAGCTGATGAAAAAATTCTCTCAAAACGGCGGCGCGGCTGTATTTTGCGATCAAAAAACCCCGATGAAATGCAGCGGCGCAAATAAAAAAGTAACTTGCATGAGCGAAGATAGGCTGAGGTTGGCCGGCAACCGCGATAAAGGCAGCGTTAATCTTTACGTCGGCGGCGGCAAGCTTTTCGGCGATCCGACTTATGCCGCGGCGATGACTCAAATAATGATAAAAAGAAAGATAAAATTTAATCTTCGCCACCAAATCGTAGCCGTCGATAAAAGCTCAAATACCGCTACTTTCGAGTTTTGGACGGCGTATAGGCAAAACGGCGAAGATAAAATCGCGTCCGAGCTAATCGACGTAAAATACGACTGGCTTCACTTACCGCCTAAGCAAAAAGGAAGCGAAATTTTAGCTCGCGCCGGCCTAACTAAAGAGGGCGACAAGCTAAATTTCCTAGCCGTCGATAAATACAGCCTGCAAAGTACAAAATTTAAAAATATATTCGGTATCGGCGATATTTGCGGATTTGCGTCCGGCAAAACGGGGGCTAGCGTTAGGAAAATGTATCCGATCTTAGCTAAAAATTTAGCCGATACGATAAAAGGACGAGAACCTAGCGAGAAATTTACCGGATATACGGCTTGCCCTTTTATCACCAAATACGGCAAGGCTATAATGGTAGAGTTCGACTGGGAGGGAACGGCTCCGACGTTAGAGTGCTTCGGCGCTACCAGAGAGAGCTATATGAGTTGGCTGGTTAAAATTTATGGATTTAAACCTATGGTTATGAACGGAATGCTAAAAGCTTTAGCTTAA
- a CDS encoding DUF4299 family protein, with protein sequence MSVTFKVKNKKKLFGGYEKALSEREISEVIEGFCFFNGQNDEPSELSLNENVMIAGVWQKSARGFELNYKDGKYIVRVCTPSGVGDWRIALELLSKLSAQTGSPIECDSEEIYDEKQILKFDYEADIMCGLEALKDAKEENQTLYIYGVERDVAFDAVMIDEIFASASPVAKFDEMMRQVQYLDAYSARENLYEDKNGNEIFGAYTLSENLPTILPYAPSPSWQAQEVLGERKISRWILTLVVGVDDRDAHVLGECEYGAFMANLPKEKYRFIDAANILVEPLSEEEMREIFKKANEA encoded by the coding sequence ATGAGCGTAACATTTAAGGTAAAAAACAAAAAGAAACTTTTCGGCGGATATGAAAAGGCGCTAAGCGAGCGTGAAATTTCAGAGGTTATAGAGGGATTTTGCTTTTTTAATGGTCAAAACGACGAGCCGAGCGAGCTTTCGCTAAACGAAAACGTGATGATTGCTGGCGTATGGCAAAAGAGCGCTCGCGGCTTTGAGCTAAACTATAAAGATGGAAAATATATCGTTCGAGTCTGCACTCCAAGCGGCGTTGGCGACTGGCGGATCGCGCTTGAGCTACTCTCAAAGCTCTCAGCCCAAACCGGCTCACCAATAGAGTGCGACAGCGAGGAAATTTACGATGAAAAGCAAATTTTAAAATTTGATTATGAAGCTGACATAATGTGTGGACTTGAAGCTCTAAAGGACGCAAAAGAGGAAAATCAAACGCTTTATATCTATGGCGTGGAGCGCGACGTGGCGTTTGACGCGGTTATGATAGATGAAATTTTTGCAAGTGCCAGCCCTGTGGCTAAATTTGATGAGATGATGAGGCAGGTGCAGTATCTTGACGCTTATAGTGCAAGAGAGAATTTATACGAAGATAAAAACGGGAATGAAATTTTTGGCGCGTATACGCTTAGTGAAAATTTACCGACTATCTTGCCTTACGCTCCCTCTCCTTCGTGGCAGGCGCAAGAGGTTCTAGGAGAGCGCAAGATCTCGCGCTGGATACTTACGCTAGTCGTCGGCGTAGACGATAGGGACGCGCACGTGCTTGGTGAATGCGAATATGGCGCTTTTATGGCAAATCTGCCAAAAGAAAAATATCGCTTCATAGACGCCGCAAATATACTGGTTGAGCCGCTTAGCGAAGAAGAGATGAGAGAAATTTTTAAAAAGGCAAATGAAGCTTAG
- a CDS encoding Crp/Fnr family transcriptional regulator gives MLSEELKEILRERFTNNFDLASEDLNAIFANAYLKTVKKSDIFYSGNDCFGFILILKGVLRAFVSSSAKEITIFRLTKDESCVLCDTCSINSLENKVSVEIEQDSEIIVIPARIYKPLKEKYPSILNFTLKIVADRFARTINVMEQALFSPLSARIMNFLSQSIENLNENFIKITHEELANHLGSAREAVSRVLKELERSGQITQSRGEIRLVS, from the coding sequence ATGCTAAGCGAAGAGTTAAAAGAAATTTTGCGCGAGAGGTTTACGAATAATTTCGATCTAGCAAGCGAGGATCTAAATGCGATCTTTGCCAACGCGTATTTAAAAACCGTAAAGAAGAGCGATATATTTTACTCCGGAAACGATTGCTTCGGATTTATCCTTATACTAAAAGGCGTTTTAAGAGCGTTCGTGTCGTCTAGCGCAAAGGAAATAACGATATTTAGACTAACTAAAGACGAGAGTTGCGTGCTGTGCGATACGTGTTCTATAAATTCGCTAGAAAATAAAGTAAGCGTAGAAATCGAGCAAGATAGCGAGATCATCGTTATTCCGGCGCGAATTTACAAACCTCTTAAAGAAAAATATCCGAGCATTTTAAATTTTACTCTAAAAATCGTAGCCGATCGGTTTGCCAGAACCATAAACGTTATGGAGCAGGCTTTGTTTTCGCCGCTTTCGGCGCGGATTATGAATTTTTTATCCCAAAGCATCGAAAATCTAAACGAAAATTTTATAAAAATAACTCACGAAGAGCTGGCGAATCATCTAGGAAGCGCTAGAGAAGCGGTATCTAGGGTGCTAAAAGAGCTTGAGAGAAGCGGGCAAATAACGCAAAGCCGCGGCGAAATAAGGCTAGTTTCTTAA
- a CDS encoding YgaP family membrane protein produces MSVLDKTIRLIIAAIWFFIFGFICDCWLWTVGLIPLLTGYYGYCPLYKIFKKR; encoded by the coding sequence ATGAGCGTTTTAGATAAAACTATACGTTTGATTATAGCGGCGATTTGGTTTTTTATTTTCGGATTTATTTGCGACTGCTGGTTGTGGACGGTCGGGCTAATTCCGCTTTTAACGGGATATTACGGTTACTGCCCGCTTTATAAAATTTTTAAGAAAAGGTAA
- a CDS encoding YgaP family membrane protein — protein sequence MVSAKSRIIRVVLGLIFTVAVWYFYESYWALIGLIPIIVGVTGFCPACKFLGRCSLNLKK from the coding sequence ATGGTAAGCGCGAAAAGTAGAATTATTAGGGTCGTACTGGGGCTGATTTTTACGGTAGCGGTTTGGTATTTTTACGAGAGCTACTGGGCGTTAATCGGGTTAATCCCGATTATCGTCGGCGTTACGGGTTTTTGCCCTGCGTGTAAATTCTTAGGCAGGTGTTCTTTAAATTTAAAAAAATAA
- a CDS encoding SLAC1 anion channel family protein, protein MHDVKKNDSQSKIKSLPIMLFAGTMGLGGLCAAYKKLSEIFDLPGEIFSALRALDCTVFCLLSAFYLFKLLKFKEEVKAEFSHPIRINFFGGFIISLFLLALAYKDAPRLYYSLFYAALGLQTIFTLYVISFWIDEKFDIATLNPAWFIPVVGNLLIPIIAEKSQAIWYYFSLGLFFWIILFAVIFYRLVFCDKLADKFVPTLVITLAPPAMAFLGYVKLTEQFDAFAAILLNINVFFAALILFSYKRFIKLKFALSWWAFTFPTAASSIAFLKAYEITQSDFYLVLGVGAFAALVASILIVGFLTVKSIINGEIFSEK, encoded by the coding sequence ATGCACGACGTTAAGAAAAACGACTCGCAAAGCAAAATAAAATCGCTGCCGATTATGCTTTTTGCCGGTACTATGGGGCTTGGAGGGCTTTGCGCGGCTTATAAGAAATTAAGCGAGATATTTGATTTACCGGGCGAGATATTCTCGGCGCTTAGAGCGCTAGACTGCACGGTATTTTGCCTACTTTCGGCGTTTTACCTCTTTAAGCTTTTAAAATTTAAAGAAGAGGTAAAGGCCGAATTTTCGCACCCTATAAGGATAAATTTTTTCGGCGGATTCATCATCTCGCTTTTTCTTTTAGCTCTAGCCTACAAAGACGCGCCGCGACTATACTACTCGCTTTTTTACGCGGCTTTAGGCTTGCAAACGATTTTTACGCTTTACGTAATTTCTTTTTGGATCGACGAAAAATTCGATATCGCGACGCTAAATCCGGCATGGTTTATCCCCGTAGTGGGCAACTTGCTAATCCCGATCATAGCCGAAAAATCTCAAGCGATCTGGTATTATTTTAGTTTGGGGCTATTTTTCTGGATTATTTTATTCGCCGTTATATTTTATAGGTTAGTTTTTTGCGATAAGCTAGCCGACAAATTCGTCCCGACGCTAGTCATTACGCTAGCGCCGCCGGCTATGGCGTTTTTGGGATACGTAAAATTAACTGAGCAATTCGACGCTTTTGCGGCAATACTGCTTAATATAAACGTATTTTTCGCGGCACTTATACTTTTTTCGTATAAAAGATTTATTAAACTCAAATTCGCCCTATCGTGGTGGGCTTTTACTTTCCCGACGGCCGCTAGCTCCATAGCGTTTTTAAAAGCTTACGAAATTACGCAAAGCGATTTTTACTTAGTTTTAGGAGTCGGCGCTTTTGCGGCTCTAGTCGCTTCGATTTTGATAGTCGGATTTTTAACGGTTAAATCTATAATAAACGGCGAAATTTTTTCGGAAAAATAA